In Candidatus Methylomirabilota bacterium, the DNA window CCATCACCGAACCCTTGGGGATTCATTTCAAGCTCTGCGACGTCGTCCTGGAGCGGGTGGAGGCTGCTCTCAGCCGTTCGGCCGGTGATGGGTCCCGCTGAGGGCAAAGGAGCCCGGACGCAACCCGCCGGAGTTGCTGTATCACAGCAGGGCACACCATTGCACTGGTGATGCTGCCACTGTTCGAAAGACCGTCACGCGATGCCATCTCTCCCTCAGGATCACCCCGCGGCAGCCCTGCCACCCCTTGCCCCAATATGTGAGGATCGGTGAGGGAAGGATCGAACGGTTTCAGACATGATGAGAGATTGCCGCTATGGGATCTGATCTCGCCGGGGTCAAGCGCGAAGAGATCCGGCGGATGTTCGCTTCCATCGTCCACCGGTACGATCTGATCAACCGCCTCTTGAGCCTCCGTCGCGACGTCTACTGGCGCCGAGTCGCAGTCGCCCAGGGCCAGATTCCCCCAGGAGGGCGAACGCTGGATCTGTGTGCCGGGACCGCCGATGTGGCGCTAGAGATCATTCGGCAGGTTCCGGGTGCTCACGTGATCGCCGTGGATAACTGTGAGCCAATGCTGATCCGTGGCATGCTGAAAGCCCGGAGAGCAGGAGTGGCAGATCATGTCCGCTTTGTGGCCGCGCCGGCCGAGCTGCTCCCCTTTCCCGACGAATCATTCGACGGGGCGTTTGTGGCTTTTGGGATTCGCAACGTTGCCGATCGGCGGCGTGGACTTGCGGAGATGGCGAGGGTCTTGAGGCGGGATGGACGGGTGGTCATCTTGGAATTCTCGGCTCCCGCGTCACCCCTCTTCCGATCCCTGTACCACTTTTACTCCCATCGGATTATGCCTTGGATCGGTGGTCTGCTGTCGGGTAACCGGGCAGCCTACGAATATCTTCCGACCTCGGTGGATGGCTTCCCGTCGCCTGCGGAGCTGCGGGCCCTGATGGAGGAGGTGGGATTCTTTGAGGTTTCGTATTTACCCCTCACCTTCGGAATCGCGACGATCCACTACGGAAGAAAGGCCGAGCACCGTGGGTGAAGAACAGGAACCTGTTGGTCTTTTCCATCAGCTCGTCGTCTTTCTGAACCTGATCAAGTTCCCCCATACCGTCTTCGCGCTCCCTTTTGCCTTTACAGGGGCGATCCTGGCCGCCCAGGGGATCCCGAAATGGGAGAAGGCCTTTTGGATCCTCGTAGCCATGGTGGGGGCCAGGACCGGAGCTATGGCGGTGAACCGGCTCGTCGACATGGATCTGGATGCCTTGAACCCCCGGACCGCCCAGCGTGCCCTTCCGCGGGGCCTCATTCGCCCTGTCACCGTCTTGACCATCGCCGTCTGTTCTTTTGCCCTGCTGGTTTTTGCCGCGGCCCAATTGAATCGCCTCTGTCTGCTCCTCTCCCCCGTTGCCATTGCTCTGACTGTTTTCTACGCTTACACCAAGCGGTTCACCACTCTCTCGCACCTGGTCCTGGGGCTCAGCCTCGCCTGCGCCCCGATCGGGGCTTGGATCGCCGTTCGGGGGCGAGTGGACGTAGCCCCTCTGGTCCTCGGATTGGCCGTCCTGTTCTGGGTGGCCGGCTTTGACATCCTTTATGCCTTGGCCGATAT includes these proteins:
- the ubiE gene encoding bifunctional demethylmenaquinone methyltransferase/2-methoxy-6-polyprenyl-1,4-benzoquinol methylase UbiE — encoded protein: MGSDLAGVKREEIRRMFASIVHRYDLINRLLSLRRDVYWRRVAVAQGQIPPGGRTLDLCAGTADVALEIIRQVPGAHVIAVDNCEPMLIRGMLKARRAGVADHVRFVAAPAELLPFPDESFDGAFVAFGIRNVADRRRGLAEMARVLRRDGRVVILEFSAPASPLFRSLYHFYSHRIMPWIGGLLSGNRAAYEYLPTSVDGFPSPAELRALMEEVGFFEVSYLPLTFGIATIHYGRKAEHRG
- the ubiA gene encoding putative 4-hydroxybenzoate polyprenyltransferase, whose protein sequence is MGEEQEPVGLFHQLVVFLNLIKFPHTVFALPFAFTGAILAAQGIPKWEKAFWILVAMVGARTGAMAVNRLVDMDLDALNPRTAQRALPRGLIRPVTVLTIAVCSFALLVFAAAQLNRLCLLLSPVAIALTVFYAYTKRFTTLSHLVLGLSLACAPIGAWIAVRGRVDVAPLVLGLAVLFWVAGFDILYALADIESDRTHGLYSIPARLGAEAGMQVSLGLHIAVPVLLGVVGQLLRLGPLYYLGILFVVMLLGYEHATMRRHGLQRLEMAFFNVNGLISITLFTFTLLDALIIAF